A window of Pseudomonas denitrificans (nom. rej.) genomic DNA:
CGAGCGCACGCAGCTGCGGGCCGCCGGGGCAGGCGGTGAGCTTGCCCAGGCTGTTGGGCAGGTTGTTGTTCACGGTGAAAGTCATGCCTTTCCAGCCGGCCTTGCGCGCGGCTTCCTTCAGCTCGGCAGCGACCTGCTGCTGCGCGGCGGCGTCGAGTTGCGCGCGCGCATCCTGGGCTTGTGCCAGGGCGGGAAGCAGCAGGAGGAAGCAGGCGGAAAGAGCCTTTCCGCATCCCGCCGCGCGGCGCGTCGAAAGCGGAAAAGCCGCGTTGCACGCGCTGTTTCGCGTCGCGCGTAAAGCCTTGTAAATCAACGACATGAAGCGATATTCCGGGGTGGGCATGCTTTGTGCTCTGTCGCTGCGCACACCGAAAGATGGCCGAACGACGAGAGCGGGTTGCGCGAATGAGTATACGGTTTGACGAGACCCTGGGTATCCACGAGAGAGCCCTCTCGCTGCACATGCAGCGCAGCGAAATCCTGGCCTCCAACCTGGCCAACGAAGACACCCCCGGCTTCAAGGCGCGGGACATCGACTTCGCCGCCGAGATGCAGCGCCAGGACAGCTCCAGCGTGCTGCTGGCGAGCACCAGCGCCGCGCGCCCTGACCTGAAGTACCGCATCCCCAACCAGCCTTCCCAGGACGGCAACAGCGTGGAGCTGTCCACCGAGCAAGCGGAGTTCTCGCGCAACGCGATGGATTTCCAGACCAGCCTGACCTTCCTGACCATGAAATTCCGCGGCCTCAAGCAGGCCATCGAAGGACGCTGACGCCATGGCATTCGATTCCATCTACCGCATCGCCGGCTCGTCGATGAACGCGCAGACCGTGCGCCTGAACACCGTGGCGAGCAACCTGGCCAACGCCGATTCCGCGGCCAACAGCCCGGACGCCGTGTACCAGGCGCGCAAGCCGATGTTCGCCGCCGTCTACGAGAACGACCAGCTCACCCGTGGCGCCGGCATGGGCGGCGCCCACGTGCAGGTGCTCGACGTGGTGACTTCCGGCCGCTCGCCGCAGCGCCGCTACGAGCCGGGCAGCCCGCTGGCCGACGCCACCGGCTACGTCTACTACCCCGACGTCAACGAGATCGAAGAGATGACCGACATGATGTCCGCCACCCGCAGCTTCGAGACCGGCGTGGAAGTGCTCAACCGTGTGAAGAGCATGCAGTCCAGCCTGCTGAAACTGGGAGACGCCTGATGAGCACGGTCAACAACGACACCGGCACCACCACCAGCGGCACCTCGACCGACACGCCCAAACAGGCGGTCAACCTCGGCGAACTGACCGACATGGAGAACAGCTTCATCACCCTGCTGGTCGCCCAGGTGCAATACCAGGACCCGACCAAGCCGGTGGACAGCACCGAGTTCATCAACCAGTACTCGGCCATGGCGCAGGTCAAGAGCATGCAGAACATGACCACCCTGCAGCAGAACAACCTGGTGCTGATGGACAACCTGCAGACCCTCACTGCCGCAGGTCTCGTCGGCCAGGAAGTGAAGGTCAGCGCCGACAGCCTGCAGCTGGACGGCGACGAGGTCAGCGGACAGATCACCCTGGAGCACGCCTCGGCCACCACCGTGCTGCAGCTCACCGATGCCAACGGCGTGCGCACCGACATCACCCTCGGCCCGCAGGAAGCCGGTGCCGTGCCCTTCAGCGTGGACCCGCAGGCGCTTGGCCTGAAGCCCGGCAAGTACAGCCTGGCGGTGAAGACCGAGAGCGGCGAGACGCCGGGCATCGAGGTGTCCGGCCTGGTGCACAACGTCCGCGTCAGCGCCGATGGCCCGGTGCTGGAAGTCGAGGGCGCAGGTTCGGTGCCCTTCTACAAGATCGTCGAATTCAGTCAGGGCCAGGCCGCCTGAGCGCCTGCTTCCCCCCTCTTAGGATGAGATAACGCCATGAGCTTCAACATCGCCCTGACCGGCCTGAACGCCGTCACCCAGCAACTGGACACCATCAGCAACAACATCGCCAACTCCGGCACCGTGGGCTTCAAGTCCTCGCGCACCGAGTTCGGCAGCGTCTACGCCGACGGCAAGGGCATGGGCGTGGAAGTCGCCGGCACCACCCAGAGCATCAGCCAGGGCGGTTCGCTGGTGTCGACCAACCGCGCGCTCGACCTCGCCATCTCCGGCGGCGGCTTCTTCGTGGTCAAGAGCGGCAACGGCGACACCCAGTACACCCGCGCCGGCGTGTTCAGCCAGGACAACGCCAACTACCTGATCAACGCCACCGGCCAGCGCCTGCAGGGCTACCCGACCGACGCCGCCGGCAACCTGCTGGTGGGCACCGTCTCCGACCTGCAGGTGAAGACCGCCAACCTGCCGGCCAAGGCCACCGACAAGCTGGAGTTCGTCGCCAACCTCGACTCCAACGAGACAGTACCGACCGTCTCGCCGTTCGACCCGCAGAAGGTGGAGACCTACAACTCCACCTACACCAGCAAGATCTACGACTCCCAGGGCAAGGAACACACCCTGACCCAGTACTTCGTGCTGACTGGCACCAACACCTGGGATGCGCATTACGCGGTGGATGGCAACGCTGTCGGCGCCACCCAGTCGCTGACCTTCGCCCCGGACGGCTCGCTGTCCTCGCCGATCGCTTCGGTGCCGGTGGGCTTCACCCTGCCCGGCGTCGACCCGATGAACATCTCGCTGGACTACACCGGCACCAGCCAGTACGGCTCGGACTTCGTCGTCACCACCAACCGCACCACCGGCTACGCCGCCGGCGAGCAGACCGGCATCGCGGTGGAGAACGACGGCAAGGTCTACGTCAACTACAGCAACGGCCAGCGCATGCTGCAGGGCCAGGTCGCCCTGGCCAACTTCATCAACAGCGGCGGCCTGCAGAACCAGAGCGGCACCGCCTGGACCGAGACCTCCGCCTCCGGCGCCCCGCTGATCGGCGTGCCCGGCATCGGCCAGTTCGGCTCGCTGTCGGCCGGCAACCTGGAAGGCTCCAACGTCGACATCACCCAGCAACTGGTGGGCCTCATGGAAGGCCAGCGCAACTACCAGGCGAACACCAAGGTGATGACCACCGACAAGGAACTCACCCAGGTCCTGTTCTCGGCCATCTAAGGACTCGTCATGGATCGCCTCGGCTACACCGCAATGACCGCCGCCAGCCGCAGCATGGCGGCGCTGGATGTGCGCGCGAACAACCTCGCCAACGTCAACACCCCCGGTTTTCGCGCCGACCTGGAGCACGCCACCGCCGTCGATGTGAGTGGCGCCGGCTATGACAGCCGCCACCTCGCGCGCATCGAGAGCAGCGGTGTGGACATGAGCGCCGGCACCCTGATGGCTACCGGGCGCGACCTCGATGTCGCCATCCAGGGCCAGGGCCTGTTCGCCGTGCAGAGCGGCAACGGCGAGGCGTACACGCGCCAGGGTAACCTCGAGATCGACGCTGACCGCCAGCTGATGATCAACGGCCGCGCCGTGCTCGGCGAAGGCGGGCCGATCACCCTGCCCGAGTACGACGCCATCGCCATCGGCAGCGACGGCACCATCTCGGTGATGCCGCGCGGCGACTTCATGATGACCGACGTCGACCGCCTCAAGCTGGTGGACGCCCCGGCTGCCTCCCTGGTGAAGAACGCCCAGGGCCTGCTGGTGAGCAAGGACGGCCAGAACGTCGCCGCCAGCGAGGACGTGCGGCTGGTCTCCGGACACCTGGAGCAAAGCAACGTCTCGGCCATCGACCAGCTGGTGGGGACCATGAGCCTGAACCGGCGGTTCGAGGCCCAGGTGAAGATGATGAAGGCCGCCTCGGATCTTGCCGAGGCCGGCGACCGCATGATCCGTGGCGGCTAACCCGCGGCGCGCAGACAGGAGCACAACATGAGTTCGGCACTTTGGGTCAGCAAGACCGGCCTGGCAGCCCAGGACACCGCGATGTCCACCGTGGCCAACAACCTGGCCAACGTGAACACCGTCGGCTTCAAGAGCGACCGCGCGGTCTTCGAGGACCTGTTCTACCAGGTGCAGCTGCAACCCGGCGCCCAGGCTGACCAGGTCAACACCGTGCCCTCGGGCATCCAGCTGGGCAGCGGCGTGCGCGTCGTCGGCACGCAGAAGGTGTTTACCGAAGGCAGCATGCAGACCACCGGCCAGCCCATGGACCTGGCCATCGTCGGCAGCGGCTTCTTCCAGGTCGAGGCGCCCAACGGCGACACCTACTACACCGAGAACGGCCAGCTGCAGCTGAACAATGAAGGCATCGTGGTCAACGCCCAGGGCCTGCCGCTGACACCGAACATCGAAGTACCGGCTGGCGCCAGCCGCTTCACCGTCGGCAGCGACGGCATCGTCACCGCCGTGCTGCCGGGCGAGACCCTGCCCACCGAGCTGGGCCAGATCACCCTGGTCAGCTTCACCAACCCGGCGGGCCTGGAAGCCCTCGGCGGCAACCTCTACAAGGAAACCGCCGCCAGCGGCGAGCCGCAGGAAGGCACGCCGGGCGAGGAAGGCCTGGGCAACCTCAAGCAGGGCGTGCTGGAAGGCTCCAACGTGCAGGTGGTGGAAGCGATGGTGAACATGATCGCCATCCAGCGCGCCTACGAGGCCAACGCCAAGGTGCTCGACGCCGCGTCGGGCATGCAGCAGTTCCTCAACCAGACGGTCTGACCATGACGCGCCTTGCCCTGCTGCTCGCCCTGGCGCTGCTCGCCGGATGCCAGAGCTTCGACGAGATGCTGCCGGACGAGGATTCCTCGACCTACCAGCCCCGGAGCTGGACTACAGCCAGCCGCCGACCACCAGCGGCGGGCTGTTCCGTTCCGGCTACGGCGGTTCGCTGCTGCGCGACAAGCGCGCGATCGGCGTCGGCGACATCGTCACCGTGGTGCTCAGCGAGTCCACCCAGTCGAGCAAGAGCGCGGGCACCAGCTTCGGCAAGCAGTCCAGCCTGGATGTGCCAGTGCCGACCATCCTGACCAAGGAGTACGGCGGCCTGGAAACATCTGCCACGGCCAACCGCGATTTCACCGGCTCGGCGAAAAGCTCGCAGCAGAACACCCTCTCCGGCTCCATTGCGGTGACCGTGCACAAGGTGCTGCCCGGCGGCGTGCTGCTGGTGAAGGGTGAAAAATCCCTGCGCCTGAACCAGGGCGACGAGTTCATCCGCCTCACGGGGCTGGTGCGCATCGACGACATCAACCGTTCCAACCAGGTGTCCTCGCAGAACGTCGCCAACGCCAAGATTTCCTACGCCGGGCGCGGCGTGCTCAACGACAGCAATTCGGCCGGCTGGCTGACGCGCTTCTTCACCCATCCGCTGTTCCCGATGTAAGCAGGCGAGCACTCCATGCGTAGAACGCTTATGTGTAGAACCCTTGCCCGCCTGCTGGCGAGCGCCTGTTTGTTCTGGCAGGCCGAGGCGCTGGCCATCCCGCTGCTCGACCTGGTGGACATCGAAGGTGTGCGCGAGAACCAGCTGATCGGCTACGGCCTCGTCGTCGGCCTGGACGGCACTGGCGACAAGAACCAGGTGAAATTCACCAACCAGTCGGTGGCCAACATGCTCAAGCAGTTCGGCGTGAACCTGCCGCCGAACGTCGACCCGAAGCTGAAGAACGTCGCCGCGGTGAGCGTCACCGCCAGCGTGCCGCCGTCCTACAGCGCCGGGCAGACCATCGACGTCACCGTGTCCTCGCTGGGCGACGCCAAGAGCCTGCGCGGCGGCCTGCTGCTGATGACGCCGCTGCAGGGCGTGGACGGCGAAGTCTACGCGCTGGCCCAGGGCAACCTGGTGGTCGGCGGCCTGCATGCGCAGGGCCAGAGCGGCTCCAGCGTGTCGATCAACAGCGCCAACAGCGGCCTGATTCCCAACGGCGCGACCATCGAACGGATGATTCCCAGCGATTTCGCCCAGCGCCCGGACGTGATGCTCAATGTGCGCAAGCCGAGTTTCCAGACCGCCACCCAGGTGATGAATGCAGTCAACGAGCGCTTCGGCTCCGGCACCGCCACCGCGCTGGACGGCACCAAGGTGTCCGTCCGCGCCCCGGTCAGCCTGGCCCAGCGCACCAGCTTCATGGCCATGCTCGAAGGCATGGAAGTGCAGGAAGGCCGCACCCGGCCCAAGGTGGTGTTCAACAGCCGTACCGGCACCGTGGTGGTCGGCCAGGGCGTGCGCGTCAAAGCCGCCGCGGTCGCCCACGGCTCGCTCACCGTGACCATCAGCGAGAACCCCCAGGTCAGCCAGCCGGGTCCGTTCTCCAACGGCACCACGGCGGTCACCCCGCAGTCGGACGTCTCGGTCAGCCAGGACAAGAAACCGATGTTCAAGTGGCCCGAGGGCACCAGCCTGGAAAGCATCATCAACACGGTGAACAGCCTGGGCGCAACGCCGGATGACGTGATGAGCATTCTCCAGGCGCTGGAGCAGGCCGGTGCGCTGAATGCCGAGCTGGTGGTCATCTAAATGGGGTTGATGCTCTTTCGCCGAGAGTCGCGTTGCCGCGTCAAATCACGCCAGGCTAGACGCGGGGCGACGGCAATGGTCGCTCCCTTGGCTAGCCCCGCAACGACGCATGGCGTGATTTGCCGCGCAACCCGGAGGGACGGGCCGCATTTTGCGCAGAGCGTCGTTACTCATCGTTCATTTGGAATGACCAAACCACACGATTCGCGCCTAGCCCTGCGCAAAATGCGGCGCCGTCGCGACCTCGTCGAAAGAGCATCAGCCCCATGAGCATCACCTCGCTCAACCGTCCCATCGTCCCCAGCGGCCAGCCCGGCGAGTCGCCCGAGCAGGTCCGCCGCGAGCAGTTGCAGGCGGCCTCCGAACAGTTCGAGGCGATGTTCCTGCAGCAGATCCTCAAGCAGATGCGCAAGGCCGGCGACGTGCTGTCCGCCGGCAGCCCGCTGCGCAGCCGCGACCTCGATACGATGCGCGACTTCTACGACGAAGCGCTGGCCGAGCACCTGGCCTCGCGCAAGCAGACCGGCATCGCCGACCTGCTGGTGCGCCAGCTCTCCGCCGAGCCTGCCGACACCACCGAACCGGTGGCGCTCGCCGACAGCGGCGAAGCGCTGCGCCGGCCGTCGGTGTCCAGCCGCAACCCGCTGGTGGACACCTGGCAGCGTGGCGTGGACCGTCTCGCCCACGCCTGGCAGCAGGGCACGGCGGGCTTCCGCACCCTGGTGGACAGCGTGATCGGCCAGGAGTCCGGCGGCAACGCCGCCGCCGTCTCGCCCAAGGGCGCGCGCGGCCTGATGCAGCTGATGCCCGACACCGCCCGCGAAGTTGCCGGCGAGCTGGGCCTGCCCTACGACGAGCAGCGCCTGACCAGCGACCCGGCCTACAACAAGGCCCTGGGCAGCGCCTACCTGGGCAAGATGCTCGACCGGTACGACGGCCAGCACGTGCTCGCCCTGGCCGCGTACAACGCCGGCCCCGGCAAGGTCGATGAGTGGCTGAAGAACAACGGCGATCCGCGCAGCGGACAGATCGGCATGGCCGACTGGGTGCGCAGCATCCCCTTTGAGGAGACCCGCGACTACACCCTCGGCGTGCTCCGTCGCGTGCGCGAGGCCCAGGCGCCGGCGCGCATCCCCGGCAGCGGCCTGTCGCCGGAGAGCGGCTTGAAGCACGCGCCGCAGGAAGGATTTAAGCGCCACAGTGATTACGTCGCCTATCAGGGACAACAGCCCGAATTTGTTTCCCGACCGGCCTCGGCGGCGTTTGCCCAGCCGATCCGCCTCGAGTCGAAGGAGAATGCCTCTTGAGTATGTTGAGCCAGATCGGCTACAGCGGCCTGCGCGCGGCGCAGATCGCCCTGGCCACCTCCGGCCAGAACGTCGCCAACGCCAACACCCCCGGTTTCAGCCGGCTGAGCCCGGTGCTCGCGTCGCTGGCCGGCGAGGGTGGCCTGAACGTCGGCGGCGGCGTGACGGTGACCAGCATCCGCCGGATGGCCAACGACTTCCAGAACCAGCAGCTGTGGCGCGCCACCACCGAGCAGAGCTACTACGACAGCGGCCAGCAGTACCTGTCCGCGCTGGAAGGCCTGATGGGTGGCGAAGGCTCGAGTATCAGCGTCGGCCTGGACAACTTCTTCGCCGCGCTCAGCGAGGCCACCGCCACGCCCGGCTCGGTCGCCCTGCGCCAGCAGATCGTCAACGAGACCAGGAACCTCGCCCAGCGCTTCAATGGCCTGTCCGGCAACATCGACAGCCAGCTGCGCGCCCTGCAGGAGCAGCGCGGCTCCATGGTCGGCGAGATCAACGGGCTGACCGCCAACCTCGCCGCGCTGAACAAGCAGATCGTCGAAGTCGGCTCTTCCGGCGGCGACACCACCGCGCTGCGCGACCACCGCGAGAGCCTGGTGCAGGACCTCTCCAGGTACGCCTCGATCCGCGTCAACGAAGTGGCCGACGGCTCGCTCACGGTTTCCCTCGCCAACGGCCAGCCGCTGGTGGCCGGCAACTCCGCCGGGCAACTGGCGATCAGCCGCACTTCCTCGGGCGAGCAGGAAATCGCCCTGACCTTCGCCGGTACCAGCTTCCCGCTGACCCAGGACGGCATGGGCGGTTCGCTGGGCGCGCTGTACGACACCGAGTACGACACCCTGCGGCCGAACCAGACTGCCCTGCACGAAATGGCCGGGCAGTTCGCCCAACTGGTCAACGACACCCTGGCCAATGGCTTCGACCTCAATGGCAACCCCGGTCAGGCGCTGCTCAGCTACAACGCCGGCAGCACCACGGCGATGCTCAGCGTGAACGGCCTCAAGCCCGAGGAGCTGGCGCTGTCGGACACCGCCGGCGAGAGTGGCAACAACAGGAACCTGCTGGACCTGCTGGAACTCAAGGGCCAGAGCATCACCGTTGGCGGCAGCCAGGTCACCCTCAACGACGCCTTCGCCGGCCTGCTCGGCAAGGTCGCCAGCGCCAGCCGGCAGAACCAGGCCGACCAGAAGACCGCCACCACCGTGGCCACCCAGGCCCAGGCCCAGCGCGACAGCGTCAGTGCAGTGAGCCTGGATGAAGAGGCGGTCAACCTGATCACCTACCAGCAGGCCTATCAGGCCAACATGAAAGTCATCAGCACCGCCAAGGAGCTGTTCGACTCGATGCTCGCGGCTTTCTAAGGGCCATTGCGAAGGACAGCACCATGCGCATTACCAACGCACAGATCACCGCGCTGATGAGCGGTTCGATGAACAGCAACTCGGCTTCCCTGGGCAAGCTGATGCAGCAGATGTCCACCGGCCAGCGCATCCTCCAGCCCTCCGACGACCCCATCGCCAGCGTGCGCATGCTGCGCATCCAGCGCGAGGAAGCGAGCCTGGCGCAGTACCGCACGAACATCAGCAACGTCTCGGGCAACCTCTCCACCCAGGAGGCCAACCTGCAGGCCACCTCGGACTCCATGCTCAACGTGCGCGACCTGCTGCTCTGGGCGGCCAACGGCTCGAACACGCCCAAGGACCTGAACGCCATGGCCGGCGAGCTGGAGAGCATCGAGAAGACCATCGTCAGCTTCGTCAACGTGCGTGACGAAGAGGGCCGCTACCTGTTCTCCGGCACCCTGAGCGACACCGCGGCGGTGACCTACGAACCGCTGACCGACACCTACGTCGCCACCGGCAACGACAAGTCGCGCCAGGCGGCCGTGGCCAACGGCGTCCAGGTGGAAGAGAACGTCACCGCGCTGGGCATGTTCGGCAGCAGCATGGACTTCCTCAACCAGCTCCACGCCACGGTGAAGATGCTCAAGGACCCGGCCCTGGATACCACCGACCCGACGGTGCAGGCGCAGATCGCCGCGACCATCGACGGCCTCGACAGCGCCCACGACGGTGTGCTCGGCGCCATCACCGAGCTGGGCGGGCGGCAGAACACCCTGACCATGCTCAACTCGAGCAACGAGGAGGTGTCGCTGGTGAACCAGAAGATCAACGGCGAGCTGTCGCAGCTGGACTACGCCGGCGCGAGCATCGACCTGAACACCTACCAGCTGGCGCTGCAGGCCACGCAGAAGACCTACCTGAAGCTCAACGACCTGTCGCTGTTCAGCCGCCTGTAAGTTTCTTCGTAGGGGAGCCGGGCCGCGCCGCAAGGAGGTCTGGACGCCAATCGGCGGCGCAGCGCCCGGTTCCCCTACTTTTTATCCCGCCTCCGCCCGGCCCCAGTGCCGGGCGGAAGCACATCCGGTGCAGAGGTCACCATGAAGGTCATCAAGCAACTGCCGGCCGCCGCCGTCTTCGATCCCAGCGCCCGCCGCGACGTCATCCTGCCCTCCACCGGCGAGCGGCAGAACACCCTGCGCAAGAACGAAGAGAAAAGTGAAAACGCCGCGCAGATGGCGCGGGGCGCGCAGAAGAGCGGCAGCTTCAACCTGCAGCTCAACCAGCAGTTGTCCTCCATGCAGTCGGCCGACAGCTACCTGGGCGACCTGCAGGACCGCCTCGGCGGTCTCAAGCTCAACCTCAGCCGCGAACTCAGCGCGCCGCAGTCCCAGGACCGCGAAGGCGTGCGCCAGGCCACGCGGCAGGTCAACGAATTGCTGGAGCAGCGCGCCCAGCGTTCGGACGGCAGCCTCGACGCCAATTTCCGCCTGCGCCTCAACGAGCCGGTGCGCAGCCGCTTCAGCCTCGAAGGCCTGGAGTCGGTGCAGGACATCCAGCGCTCGGGCAAGGAAACCCTGCTGTTCAGCGCTGGGCGCCAGCTCGCGGAACCGGCGGCGGTGGTGCTGGACGATGGCATGAGCACCGAGCAGGTGCTGCGCCGCTTCAACGCCACGCTCGGCCAGGCCGGCATTCGCGCCGAACTCGATAGCGATGGCGCGCTGAAGTTCTCCGCCCCCGAGGCCGACTGGCAACAGCTCAAGGGCCAGTTGGCGGTGCAGGGCGAGGGCAAGCTGTTCGCCAAGGGCAAGAACACCCGGCTGAAAAGCCAGGAAGAGGGGCTGCTGGCGTTCCCCACCGAGATCAAGACCGATGCCTTCCGTGAGCAGCGCCAGTTGCTCGATTCGGTGGTGTCGGCGCTGGATCGCATTGGCGGCCTGCGCGACCAGCTGCGTCATCGCCAGGACGACATCCGCGACTTCCTCGACCGCCACGCCAGCGAGGACGAACGCGAGTGGGCGCACACCTTCGCCGCTTCCATGCTCGACCGCATGGGGCGCAGCGCCACGCACTACAGCGCGGCGGCGCAGACGGTGGTGGCCCAGGCCAACCTGAGTCGCTTCGCGGTGGTCAGCCTGCTGGCCTGAGATGCACAGGCCTCCCGGGCACGGCTTTCGTAGGGCGCATAACGCGCCAGCGTTATCCGCCGTGCGGGTTGCGGCGGATAACCTGTTCCAGGTTATGCGCCCTACGGGTATCGCTGTTCGGGAGCGGTTCGCGAGCAAGCTCGCTCCTACAGGTCGGACCGCCGTGCTCTTTGTAGGAGCGAGCTTGCTCGCGAACCGCACGGCACCCAAATTCCAGGCAATAAAAAAGGCGGAGCCCCGCTCCGCCTTTGTCGTACTTCACATCGAGCCAATCAAGCCAGCTTCAGCAGCCCCATGCCCAGCACCAGCATCGCCAGGCCGACCCAGCCGCGCCAGACCAGGCGCTGACCGAACAGTGCCCAGCCCATGGCGACGGTGGCGAGGATGCCGAAGCCGCCCCAGATGGCGTAGGCCACCGACAGCTCGATGCCGCGTACCGCCTGGGCGAGCGCGGTGAACGCGCCCAGCACGCAGAGGATCGAGGCTGCGCCGATCAGGCGCTTGCGGAAGCCGTCGGAGTACTTGAGCAGCAGGTTGGCGATCACTTCCAGGACGATGGCCAGGCCCAGCCAGGCCATCGGAATCAGGTCATGGTTCAGCATGTCACGGCCTCCCCATTCAGTTCACGGCGCTCTTCATGACGGCCGGTACGGGTACCGGATTTCACCAGCAGGATGCCGGCGATCATCACGGCCAGGCCCAGGGCCTTGTCCAGGCTCAGGTGCTCGCCGAGGAAGAAGGCGCTGACCAGGGTGATCAGCACGATGCCGATGCCTTCCCACAGGGCGTAGGCCACGCCGACCGGCACGCGCTTGATGGCCAGCGACAGGAAGTAGTACGACAGGCCGATCATCACGTACATCAGCAGCAGCCCGGCAACCGGGAACAGCGTGTGGGTGAATTTCATCGAGGTGGTGCCAACGACTTCGAAGCCGATGGCGGCTAGCAGATAGATCCAGGAACGCATGGTAAAGCCCTCCCACGGGCAGCCGCGCGCAGTCTCGCTAAGAGCATCCTTGCGGCGGGTTCGGTTCGGGTTCGGTGGTGCCGACTCGGGCGGGAATCACCTGTGAGTGTTCACCGCGCTTGGCGCCACCAGAAGGTGGTTGCCGAAGGGAGGAGCTAGAGGTCGCCGGTCCAGTGACGCTCGCGCGAAACCAGACGGGAAGTGGGGAGAGGTAGAGCCTTGATGTTCAACATAATGAACATATTGTGCCCATTTTTCGCTTCGCTGGCAAATCGACCCGGTTGATTTACGTCATGAATGCCCATGAAATGGCGCCTGCGAACCCCACTGGACCCTGCGCGCCATCAGGGTTGTGCAATATTCTGTTCACCTTGCTTCGCCTGCGACAGCGCGCCACAGGTATGACCTGCGCCGGGTTGCCGAGGCACCCATCCTGCTAGCATCCTGGCTCGAAATCCTGACGGAGACTGCGATGATCGCCCTGCGAGAAGCCTGGAAGGCCGGACTCTTCGGCCGTGAGCACTGGACGCGCAACCTGGTGGCCGGGGTCATAGTCGGGGTGGTCGCGCTGCCGCTGGCCATGGCCTTCGCCATCGCCAGCGGGGTGAAGCCGGAGCAGGGCATCTACACGGCGATCTTCGCCGGCGTGCTGGTCTCGCTGCTGGGCGGCAGTCGCGTGCAGATCGCCGGCCCCACCGGTGCCTTCATCGTCATCCTCGCCGGCGTCACCGCCAAGTACGGCGTGGATGGCCTGCAGATCGCCACGCTGATGGCCGGCGCGATCCTCGTGCTGCTGGGCGTCAGCCGCCTGGGCAGCATTATCCGCTTCATCCCCGCGCCGGTGATCGTCGGCTTCACCGCCGGCATCGGGGTGATCATCTGGGTCGGCCAGTGGAAGGACTTCTTCGGCCTGCCGGCGGTCACCGGCGAGCACTTCCACCAGAAGCTCTGGCACCTGATCCAGGCGTTGCCGCAACTGCACCTGGCGACAACTGTGCTGGCGCTGCTGAGCCTGGCGCTGGTGCTGTTCACCCCACGCATCGCCGCGCTGCGCCGGGTGCCCGGCCCGCTGGTGGCGATGGTGGTGGTGACGGCCATCCAGTCGCTGTTCCACTTCGAGGGCGTCGCCACCATCGGCAGCGCCTTCGGTGGTATTCCCCAGGGCCTGCCGAGCTTCAGCCTGCCGGAAGTGACCCTGCCGCGGGTGCTCGAACTGATCGGCCCGGCCT
This region includes:
- a CDS encoding multidrug/spermidine efflux SMR transporter subunit MdtJ, with amino-acid sequence MRSWIYLLAAIGFEVVGTTSMKFTHTLFPVAGLLLMYVMIGLSYYFLSLAIKRVPVGVAYALWEGIGIVLITLVSAFFLGEHLSLDKALGLAVMIAGILLVKSGTRTGRHEERRELNGEAVTC
- the mdtI gene encoding multidrug/spermidine efflux SMR transporter subunit MdtI, which codes for MLNHDLIPMAWLGLAIVLEVIANLLLKYSDGFRKRLIGAASILCVLGAFTALAQAVRGIELSVAYAIWGGFGILATVAMGWALFGQRLVWRGWVGLAMLVLGMGLLKLA
- the flgK gene encoding flagellar hook-associated protein FlgK; this encodes MSMLSQIGYSGLRAAQIALATSGQNVANANTPGFSRLSPVLASLAGEGGLNVGGGVTVTSIRRMANDFQNQQLWRATTEQSYYDSGQQYLSALEGLMGGEGSSISVGLDNFFAALSEATATPGSVALRQQIVNETRNLAQRFNGLSGNIDSQLRALQEQRGSMVGEINGLTANLAALNKQIVEVGSSGGDTTALRDHRESLVQDLSRYASIRVNEVADGSLTVSLANGQPLVAGNSAGQLAISRTSSGEQEIALTFAGTSFPLTQDGMGGSLGALYDTEYDTLRPNQTALHEMAGQFAQLVNDTLANGFDLNGNPGQALLSYNAGSTTAMLSVNGLKPEELALSDTAGESGNNRNLLDLLELKGQSITVGGSQVTLNDAFAGLLGKVASASRQNQADQKTATTVATQAQAQRDSVSAVSLDEEAVNLITYQQAYQANMKVISTAKELFDSMLAAF
- the flgL gene encoding flagellar hook-associated protein FlgL, yielding MRITNAQITALMSGSMNSNSASLGKLMQQMSTGQRILQPSDDPIASVRMLRIQREEASLAQYRTNISNVSGNLSTQEANLQATSDSMLNVRDLLLWAANGSNTPKDLNAMAGELESIEKTIVSFVNVRDEEGRYLFSGTLSDTAAVTYEPLTDTYVATGNDKSRQAAVANGVQVEENVTALGMFGSSMDFLNQLHATVKMLKDPALDTTDPTVQAQIAATIDGLDSAHDGVLGAITELGGRQNTLTMLNSSNEEVSLVNQKINGELSQLDYAGASIDLNTYQLALQATQKTYLKLNDLSLFSRL